A DNA window from Streptomyces canus contains the following coding sequences:
- a CDS encoding ABC transporter ATP-binding protein codes for MANKDIDITVRTGTVHALCGENGAGKSTLMKILYGMQQPDEGTITVNGETVTFHTPADAIARGIGMVHQHFMLADNLTVLENVVLGAEKLYGIGAKARAKIREISDAYSLNVRPDVLLEELGVADRQRVEILKVLYRGAKTLILDEPTAVLVPQEVDALFDNLRELKAEGLTVIFISHKLGEVLSVADEITVIRRGTTVGTVEPAGTTSKQLAELMVGSELPTPETEESTVTGVPLLKLDGLRLAQTDLDGIERIILDDISFTIHKGEVLGIAGVEGNGQSELVEAIMGIRDPDSGTVTLDGTDISHIPTRRRREAGVGYIPEDRHRHGLLLEAPLWENRILGHVTEKPNSRGQLLDIKAARTDTERIIKAYDVRTPGIDVTAASLSGGNQQKLIVGREMSHAPKLLIAAHPTRGVDVGAQAAIWDHIREARREGLAVLLISADLDELIGLSDTLRVMYRGRLVADADPATITPEELGSAMTGAATGHLEHAEDSAEDHEDDAR; via the coding sequence GTGGCCAACAAGGACATCGACATCACCGTCCGCACGGGCACCGTGCACGCCCTGTGCGGTGAGAACGGTGCCGGCAAGTCCACCCTGATGAAGATCCTCTACGGCATGCAGCAGCCGGACGAGGGCACCATCACGGTGAACGGCGAGACGGTCACCTTCCACACCCCCGCCGACGCCATCGCCCGTGGCATCGGCATGGTGCACCAGCACTTCATGCTCGCCGACAACCTCACGGTCCTGGAGAACGTCGTCCTGGGCGCGGAGAAGCTGTACGGCATCGGCGCCAAGGCCCGCGCGAAGATCAGGGAGATCTCCGACGCGTACAGCCTGAACGTACGGCCCGACGTCCTCCTTGAGGAGCTCGGCGTCGCCGACCGCCAGCGCGTGGAGATCCTCAAGGTCCTCTACCGCGGCGCCAAGACCCTGATCCTCGACGAGCCCACCGCCGTCCTCGTGCCGCAGGAGGTCGACGCCCTCTTCGACAACCTGCGCGAGCTCAAGGCCGAGGGCCTCACCGTCATCTTCATCTCGCACAAGCTCGGCGAGGTCCTGTCGGTGGCCGACGAGATCACCGTCATCCGCCGCGGCACCACCGTCGGCACGGTCGAACCCGCCGGCACCACCTCCAAGCAGCTCGCCGAGCTGATGGTCGGGAGCGAACTGCCCACCCCGGAGACCGAGGAGTCCACGGTCACCGGCGTCCCGCTGCTGAAGCTGGACGGTCTGCGCCTGGCCCAGACCGACCTCGACGGCATCGAGCGGATCATCCTCGACGACATCTCCTTCACCATCCACAAGGGCGAGGTCCTCGGGATCGCCGGCGTGGAGGGCAACGGCCAGTCCGAACTGGTCGAGGCCATCATGGGCATCCGCGACCCCGACTCCGGCACGGTCACCCTCGACGGCACCGACATCTCCCACATCCCCACCCGCCGCCGCCGCGAGGCCGGCGTCGGCTACATCCCCGAGGACCGCCACCGCCACGGCCTGCTCCTCGAAGCCCCGCTGTGGGAGAACCGCATCCTCGGCCATGTCACCGAGAAGCCCAACTCCCGCGGCCAGCTGCTCGACATCAAGGCCGCCCGCACCGACACCGAGCGCATCATCAAGGCGTACGACGTCCGCACCCCCGGCATCGACGTCACCGCCGCCTCCCTGTCCGGCGGCAACCAGCAGAAGCTGATCGTCGGCCGCGAGATGAGCCACGCGCCCAAGCTGCTCATCGCCGCCCACCCCACCCGCGGTGTGGACGTCGGCGCGCAGGCCGCGATCTGGGACCACATCCGCGAGGCCCGCCGTGAGGGCCTGGCCGTGCTGCTGATCTCCGCCGACCTGGACGAGCTCATCGGCCTGTCCGACACCCTGCGGGTGATGTACCGCGGCCGACTGGTCGCCGACGCCGACCCCGCCACCATCACCCCCGAGGAGCTGGGCTCCGCCATGACCGGTGCGGCCACCGGCCACCTGGAGCACGCAGAGGACTCCGCCGAGGACCACGAGGACGACGCCCGATGA